The segment CGAGGCGCCGCTGGAGATCTCTCAACGGCTGCAGCCTCGGGTCTTCGCGTTCGGTCGAGCATGCGCAAGATGCACGATTTTGATTTTCACCGCAGATTGGACACAGCCCGCGGCAATCCTCCCTGCAGAGCGCCTTGATGGGAAGGGCGGCAATGACGTTCTGCCGCAGGATCTCGGTGAGGTCTATCTCGATGTCGTCTTCGGTGTAGACACTGAGATCTGACCACGGCGAGTCCTTCTCGTCGGGCACTTCAGGGCTGCCTGCCGGCAGGAACTCCTCCTCGATGTCGGCGTTCACCCGAGCCTTGAAGGGCTCCGCGCAACGCGCGCAATCGAGGACCACGTCGCCTCTCAGCAGGCCGCGCACCAGGATGCGGGACGCGGCATTGCTGAGGCGGAGTGAGACGTGGGCCGGTCCTTCGAAGCGAAGGTCTCCGAGCAGCAGCGGCCCGTCGTGCAGGACGTCTTCCCGGGCACCGTGCGCCTTGCGAACCTCGCGTATGTCGACTCTCATGGCAGCTTCCTCGAATCGGCTGGGACGGCACGGGCATTCATCACGACAGGGGCGCTGTGCCGAGCGACCTCGCTCACCGGCAAAGCCTGCCCATTATAGGAGAAGCCATGCCCCTTGTCAACAAGAGACGTTCCTGCCCGCGGCCGCACGTCTGCAGCGCGGCTGAGAGCCGCTCGCTCGCCCCCTTCGGCCGATGCGAGGGTTCGCTCGATCACGCGCTCGTAGTAGTCGCGCCTGCGCTCCACATCGTCGAGCCCTCCTCCGAAGACACGACGCACAGGCAGGTAGATGCGCTCAACAGGCCGCTCCACGACACGCAGCCCAGCCCGGCGGGCCAGCAGCCAGAGCTGCAAGGGAAAGCCGTATCCTGGTTCGTCGAGCGCCAGCGTGGCCACAGACCGCGTGCGGTATGCCTTGAATCCGCAGAACCCGTCTGTGAGCGCATACCCCGTGATCTCGTTGATGCGCCGGGTGAGCACGCGGTTCAAGCGCAGCCGATCCGGCGGGGGCTGACCGAGGGGTGACGGTGAGGAATCGTGATATCGCGTCCCAGAGACGATGTCGGCGTCGGCCAGCCCGTCCACGAGATCTTCCAGGCGCGCGGCGTCATGCTGGCCATCCGCATCCATCGTGACCACCGCGCCGTAGCCGTTGGCCAGAGCCCAGCCGAACCCACGCATGAGCGCGGCGCCATAGCCACGACTCGCTCCTGTCTCGATGACGGTGGCCCCCGCCTCGCGGGCCTCTGCCGCGGTGGAATCACGCGAGCCATCGTCGACGACGAGCACGTCGCAGCGCACGGGAGCCGCCATCGCGGCGCGAACCACCGTCCCCACGGTGGGCGCCTCGTCACGCGCAGGGATGATGACCAGGTTCATGCAGGTCCTGCCTCCCCGAGGGCGCTCACGGGCACGCACGAAAGGCGTTCCGTCTTCTTCCCCGGCACACTCATTTCAACACGCTCCATCGACCTTGGATTCGAGGGCGCGCCTGGGCGGAGGTCCACGTGCCGCTCAGACGAAGGCCCTCTCTGGTGAGCGTACCCTCGAAGACCGCCAGCCACCGCGCGTCGGCGGGCGCTCCCCCGTCGCCGCCCATGGCCTGGGTGTGACTGAGGATTCTGCCGTTCGTCTTTCCTGTGCGCGAATCGACGAGACCCTGCCAGTCACCGCGCAGCCATCGACCGTCAGTGACGCCCTCCCAGTGGCCGCGCAGGCAAGTGCCGAGAAGCTCGAGACGAAGCCTGGCCTGAACGGCCCCCTCGATTCTGCCCTCAAAGGTTCCATAGGAGAAGGGGTAGCGTGCGTGCTCTCCCGTGCCGAGGGCGCAGACGTCAGCGTGTCCTCGCATGGAAGCCGTCTGTGTCGACGGGAGGACGAGCTGCACACGCTCGCCGCCCTTCAGGTGCAGGTGCTTCCATGCACGCGTCACCGGGTCAGGAGGGGTGTCAAGCAATCGCTCTCGCGCCAGCACGTCATGAACCGCCTGCAGCGCCGACATCGGAGGCTTGCGCGCCAGCGCGTCAGACACGCGTCTGCGGACGGCGGCCTCGGCCGTCGAGAACGCGTCGCTGCAGAAGACATCGATCACGCCGGCGAGCTGCTGGAAGCGCACCTTGCCGAGCGATGTGCGAAGCGACTCGATCTCGACCCGGGATCCGTCGCGCAGGCTCCGCGCCGCCGTGGGCCGGACCGCGTCGAACAGCCGCATGCCCAGCTCGGCGTCGAGCGCGCGACGGCCGTCTCCGTGCGGAAGCGACTGCAGCGCGTCTTCATCGCCACACATGCGAAGGTCTTCGACCGACACGCAGCCCTTGTTGCCCAGGTCACCCTTCCACCCGCTGCCGCTCTGCTCGAGCGCTCTGGCCCAGCCGTGAGACGCCGCCGATTCGAAGCGAACGCAGTCCTCGAACGGGAAGAAGCCCTTGGCGGGACGCTGGACCTCGCTGGTGGAGGCGAGGGCCACCGTGTCGCCGTCACCGATCTCGGCCACGCGTCGTCCGCCTGCCGGCGTGTCGAAGACGATCACGCGATGCCGCGCTCGGCTCTGCGACACAACCCGCCGGAGTCGTTCGACCTCGAGGCAGCCGTCAGAGCAGAGCACCCCGCGGTCGTCTCCGGCGGCCACGAAGAACAGCAGGAGCACGTCATCCGGGGCGCACGATGTCGCCGCGGCAGAGACCGCGTCGAGCACCTGATCGACCGTCGCCAGACCGATGAGGCTCCGGGTATCGGCCTGGCGCGAGAGCACCTCTGCCAGGCGACGGGCAGACATCTCACACGCAGGCAGCTGCGCAACCCCAATTGACGCCGCGTATCGGGAGACACCCACCACCACGGCGACGCGGCGGGCAGACGCCCACGCAGTGCCACACGCCGCCTGGGCCACGAGAAGCAGAGCCACGAGAAGGCCCGCAGCCCGAGAGCGCCGCAGACGTTCACGGACCCGACGCCCTACGGAAGGCGCAGCGAGGGTTTCGGTTGAGCGCATGGTCATGGCAGGGGGGGTTCTGCGTCGATGAACGCTTCTCCCCTCAGCCGAGATCAGTCCGCTCAGCCGATCGGCTGTTAACATCCGCCCTCTTCTCTCGGCTGTCCCAACCTGCTATGATTGGCGAAATCCGTTCACAGAGAAGAGGTCGCTCAAGCCATGCAGATCCTCCCCTCCCCAGCGGCCTCGGCCGCGGCCGTCCCGTCGGCTGCCACGCCGCGCACGGTGGCACCCGAGACAGCCGCATCCCCCCACGATGTCGCCGACCTGGGCTCAGGAGGCGACGTTCACGTCGTGAGCGGTCTGCCCTACGCCATCACTCGCGTCTCGGCAGAAGAAGCCTCCACCGCCCAGGGGAGATCGGCCATCGCCGAGCGGCTGATCAACGACATGAAGCCCTACCCCTCGGTATCGGCGGTCATCGGCATGCTCCCCTCACGCGACGGCGCCACCGAGCTCGTGGTTGCCAGCCGTGACGGGTCGGTCGCGGGAAGCGAGCTGGGCGGGGCATGGCGATTGATGCGCGACCTGAGCAGCAGCCCGACGGTAAAAGCGGAAGGCGCGGCACACCCGCAGCCCTTCCAGACAGCCTTGCCTTTCGACGACGCCGGCAAGACCCTCAAGATCCGTGTCCCGGGATCCTCTACCGAAGAGACCCTCACCCAAGAGCTGCGCGAAGGGGGACGCCCCAACCAGGCAGAGATGCTGGCGTCGCTCATCGAGAACCTTCCCAAGGGCGTGCGGGTGGCCGTGCTCATGGCCGGGCCTTCAGCTGCAGGCAAGTCGACCCTGGCCTCCCAGATCCGTCAGCACGCCGGCGACCGTCACGTGGCGGAGTTTCCGGGCGACATGTACTTTCGCGACGCAGACGACCCCGCGCTCCCCAAGACGCCCAGCGGAGGGGTGTACTGGGATGACCCGCAGGCGATGCACTTCGATGAGATGGCCGAATCCATTGCGCGACTCGTCAAGGACGGTCACGCCGACATCCCGGTCTACGACTTCAGCGGCGTCCGCGCCGGCGGCTGGCACCAGCCGGGCGTCACAGGCAAGGGCCTTCGAACCGACAAGATCACCCCGCTCGACATCGGCAGCGATGACATCCTCGTCATCGACTCGCTGCATGCCGCCAACACGCAGGTGATTGATAGGCTCCGCGCCCTCGATCTGCCCCACGTGACCGTCTACCTCGACGCGGAGCGCGCAGAAGATCGACTGGTGCGGCGCATGGTCCGAGATTTCGACGCGCGCGGGAGAAGCCCACAGGAGACGCTCTCCGACTGGGACGCCTCCACGTTCCCGGGAGAGGTCCACTTCGTCCGGCCGACCTTGCTCAACCTCGATCCAGGACACGATCTCGCGCTCGTCAACAAGTTCCCCAATGACCTGGGCCTCACGCGAGAAGCGCTTGATCACAAGGTCGCCCAGCTCGACCGTCTCGGGCTGGCCCCTTCCTACGAGGCCCTGAGAGCAGACGACGCTTCCCTTCCCGCGTTCGCGCGCACGGAAGAGACTCGTCTGCGGGCCATCGCAGACGACGCGTCGACCCCGGAGGCAACCCGCATCAAGGCGCGCGGCGCGGCAGACCGCATCGCGCAGGCGAGAGCCCAGGCCGACCCCACGACATCCCTGCCCTCGACATCGACAACCGCACTGGAGGAGAAATGAGCATCGCTGACCTCATCGCACTGCTGGGCGAGAAGCTTCGGTTCGACTCGACCTACGACGAGGCTGGGGAGGAGTGGGTGCTCAACGTCCACCTTGAGAACCACCGCAACCAGGCCGTTCGCGTGTTCGCCCAGGAAGACGGAGGTGTTCAGTTCGCACGTTTCGTGACAAACATCGGCAGCGCGTCAGAGTTCAATGAGCGCAAGCTGCGCACCGCGCTCGAGATGAACGCGAGCCTGCCCCACGGCACCCTGGCGATCTTCGAGGGGAGCCTCGTCATGCTGACGAGCCTGAGACTCGAGAGCGATCTCTCACAGGCCGCCGAGGTGGTGGGCTACATCGTCCGCACCGCCGACACCTACGAGAAGCTCCTCTTCGGACTCGACCGCGCCTGAGCAACGGCCGAATCAAAGAGGGAGGGCCGCTGCTCAGCGCACACCAGCAGCGGTCATCTGCAGCACCCGCTCCACGAGCCGGCTGATGCCCTTGTAGACCGCCGCCGGCCCGGGGCCGAGCATGTAGGCAGGGGTCGTCACGATGTGGTTGCGCGCATCGACGTGTATCTCGTCCACCTCGTGGCTGAAGTGGCGCGCCCCCATTCGCTCGAGCGTTTCGGCCGTGGCTCTGTCCGTCCCGATGGTGAGCTCGAGGCCCTCCTCACGGGCAGCGGCCGCCACGAGGGCAGGAGCGATGCAGATGGCCCCGATGGGCTTGTGCTGGGCCAGGGTCTCGCGAATGAGACGCCCGACCTGGGGGTGCACAACGGCGGCATCGCCCGCGGTTGCGAAGTCGCAGAGATTGAGGGCGGCCCCGAAGCCGCCGGGAAAGATGAGCGCATCGAAATCAGCGGCCGTCACGTCACTGATGTCACGAATGGCGCCCCGCGCGATGCGCGCTGACTCTGCCAGAACGTTCCGGCTCTCGTGCGTGGTCTCTCCCGTCAGGTGGTTCACCACGATGGCCTGTGACACGTCGGGGGCCATGCAGAGCACCTCTGCGCCCGCCTGATCAAGGCACAGCAGCGTCAGCACGCTCTCGTGGATCTCCGCACCATCACGAAACCCGCACCCGGAAAGACAGACTCCAACTCTTGGCATGGCCGTTCTCCTCACACCGTCGCGCTTCTCCCCTGGTCATCACGCACGATCGAAACGCTGCAGGCTCAGGGACGCGTCGTTCGACGTGACTACTACATGACGCACGCGCAAATCCCTCCACACTCCTATACCCTGGCGCAACCCCAGCGCCGTGAACGAACCGCGCTCACTGAAAGAAGGGGGACCCTGAGCCTTCAGGAACTCTCATGGCATGTCGTCGCACGCGTCTTCCTGCTTCCCCTTCCAGAGCGAACACGGGCGAGCAGCGATGCACGCCGACTACGCTCGGCGTCTCGATGCCCTTCCTGTCGCGGTTCTAGCACACCGCGTGCCCACCCGCTTCGGAGACG is part of the Pseudomonadota bacterium genome and harbors:
- a CDS encoding DUF177 domain-containing protein — protein: MRVDIREVRKAHGAREDVLHDGPLLLGDLRFEGPAHVSLRLSNAASRILVRGLLRGDVVLDCARCAEPFKARVNADIEEEFLPAGSPEVPDEKDSPWSDLSVYTEDDIEIDLTEILRQNVIAALPIKALCREDCRGLCPICGENQNRASCACSTEREDPRLQPLRDLQRRLEG
- a CDS encoding glycosyltransferase family 2 protein; this translates as MNLVIIPARDEAPTVGTVVRAAMAAPVRCDVLVVDDGSRDSTAAEAREAGATVIETGASRGYGAALMRGFGWALANGYGAVVTMDADGQHDAARLEDLVDGLADADIVSGTRYHDSSPSPLGQPPPDRLRLNRVLTRRINEITGYALTDGFCGFKAYRTRSVATLALDEPGYGFPLQLWLLARRAGLRVVERPVERIYLPVRRVFGGGLDDVERRRDYYERVIERTLASAEGGERAALSRAADVRPRAGTSLVDKGHGFSYNGQALPVSEVARHSAPVVMNARAVPADSRKLP
- the elbB gene encoding isoprenoid biosynthesis protein ElbB, with the translated sequence MPRVGVCLSGCGFRDGAEIHESVLTLLCLDQAGAEVLCMAPDVSQAIVVNHLTGETTHESRNVLAESARIARGAIRDISDVTAADFDALIFPGGFGAALNLCDFATAGDAAVVHPQVGRLIRETLAQHKPIGAICIAPALVAAAAREEGLELTIGTDRATAETLERMGARHFSHEVDEIHVDARNHIVTTPAYMLGPGPAAVYKGISRLVERVLQMTAAGVR